A stretch of Janibacter endophyticus DNA encodes these proteins:
- a CDS encoding DNA-3-methyladenine glycosylase family protein, with protein MERTRRHQPPGLDAPVRLDRVLAPFHRGAGDPTSQREGEAWWLAWTTADGPVSARLRPGADVEATAWGPGAAWFLEALPDLLGGRDDPTGFVPHHDLVARSWPSWSTWRAPASRLVLQALVCAVIEQRVTGREAFASYRRLVRRFGTPAPGPAGERGMVCPPTAKGWAAIPSWAWLESGVEQSRSRVVVSAARVAGRLEECADLPRGEARRRLLALPGVGRWTAAEVAHRALGDADAVSFGDYHLARDVTYALTGEIGDDDDLARLLEPYAGHRHRACVIVVGTGPAVPRRGPRRTLPTHLPRRF; from the coding sequence ATGGAGCGCACCCGACGGCACCAGCCGCCGGGTCTCGACGCCCCGGTCCGTCTCGACCGGGTGCTCGCCCCCTTCCACCGCGGCGCCGGCGACCCCACGTCGCAACGGGAGGGCGAGGCCTGGTGGCTGGCCTGGACCACGGCCGACGGTCCGGTGAGCGCGAGGCTGCGCCCCGGCGCCGACGTCGAGGCCACGGCGTGGGGGCCGGGTGCCGCGTGGTTCCTCGAGGCGCTGCCCGACCTGCTCGGGGGCCGCGACGACCCCACGGGCTTCGTCCCGCACCACGACCTCGTGGCCCGCAGCTGGCCCTCGTGGTCGACCTGGCGGGCACCCGCGTCGCGGCTCGTCCTGCAGGCCCTCGTCTGCGCCGTCATCGAGCAGCGGGTCACCGGCCGCGAGGCCTTCGCGTCCTACCGCCGGCTCGTCCGCCGCTTCGGGACCCCGGCGCCCGGGCCGGCGGGCGAGCGTGGGATGGTCTGCCCGCCGACGGCGAAGGGGTGGGCCGCGATCCCGTCGTGGGCGTGGCTGGAGTCGGGGGTCGAGCAGTCGCGCAGCCGGGTCGTCGTGTCCGCGGCGCGCGTCGCCGGCCGGCTCGAAGAGTGCGCCGACCTCCCGCGCGGCGAGGCGCGGCGCCGCCTGCTGGCCCTCCCGGGCGTCGGGCGCTGGACCGCCGCCGAGGTCGCCCACCGGGCTCTCGGGGACGCCGACGCCGTGAGCTTCGGCGACTACCACCTCGCCCGCGACGTCACGTACGCACTCACCGGCGAGATCGGTGACGACGACGACCTCGCCCGCCTGCTCGAGCCCTACGCCGGCCACCGCCACCGCGCGTGCGTCATCGTCGTGGGGACGGGCCCGGCGGTGCCCCGGAGAGGTCCCCGCCGGACCCTGCCGACCCACCTGCCGCGCCGCTTCTGA
- a CDS encoding lysylphosphatidylglycerol synthase domain-containing protein codes for MTTSAPRPATAPPSTRKRVVDAVRIGFLVLVLAAVGYALVRNWSDVSVSFRRIGPGSLALGLLLALVSPVLSMLGWRVLLTDLGSRLHLAPASGVFFVGQLGKYLPGSVWSVVAQADMARTLGVPRRRTAVVGLITIALSALCGMVAGLPALPALVTRGEAQLPWWFLALVIGGLLVGLWPPVLNRAIATLFRLLRREPLEHDLSTPAVALSTMWFTLSWLAGGASIWVMATSLAREGADARHLAVVSICGYLLAAGIGMFSFVVPAGVGVRDGVLVLLLATSMPLAAATAVVVVARFYSVIADVAWAGIGWLWARTHHLLPDRKVEPHV; via the coding sequence ATGACGACGTCCGCGCCCAGACCTGCGACCGCGCCCCCCTCGACCCGCAAGCGTGTCGTCGACGCCGTCCGGATCGGGTTCCTCGTCCTCGTGCTCGCCGCGGTGGGCTACGCGCTGGTGCGCAACTGGTCCGACGTGTCCGTGTCCTTCCGGCGCATCGGGCCCGGCTCCCTCGCGCTGGGTCTCCTCCTCGCCCTCGTCTCTCCGGTGCTCTCCATGCTCGGTTGGCGGGTGCTCCTCACGGACCTCGGGTCGCGGCTCCACCTCGCCCCGGCCTCCGGGGTCTTCTTCGTCGGTCAGCTCGGCAAGTACCTCCCCGGCTCGGTGTGGTCCGTGGTCGCGCAGGCCGACATGGCCCGCACCCTCGGCGTGCCCCGCCGTCGCACCGCCGTCGTCGGGCTCATCACGATCGCCCTCTCGGCGCTGTGCGGCATGGTCGCGGGGCTGCCGGCGCTGCCCGCCCTCGTGACCCGGGGCGAGGCGCAGCTGCCCTGGTGGTTCCTCGCCCTCGTCATCGGGGGTCTGCTCGTCGGGCTCTGGCCGCCGGTGCTCAACCGGGCGATCGCCACCCTCTTCCGTCTGCTGCGCCGCGAGCCCCTCGAGCACGATCTCTCCACGCCGGCCGTCGCGCTGTCGACGATGTGGTTCACGCTGTCCTGGCTCGCCGGTGGCGCCTCGATCTGGGTCATGGCGACCTCACTGGCGCGCGAGGGAGCCGATGCCCGTCACCTCGCGGTGGTGAGCATCTGCGGGTACCTGCTCGCCGCCGGGATCGGCATGTTCTCCTTCGTCGTCCCCGCCGGGGTCGGGGTCCGTGACGGGGTCCTCGTCCTCCTCCTCGCGACGTCCATGCCGCTCGCCGCCGCGACCGCCGTCGTCGTCGTGGCACGCTTCTACAGCGTCATCGCCGACGTGGCCTGGGCCGGCATCGGCTGGCTCTGGGCGCGCACCCACCACCTCCTGCCGGACCGTAAGGTTGAGCCTCATGTCTGA
- a CDS encoding WhiB family transcriptional regulator has translation MHDLLLLTPIQDDEAEEMSWQERSLCAQTDPEAFFPEKGGSTREAKKVCVGCEVRKECLEYALANDERFGIWGGLSERERRKLKKRAV, from the coding sequence ATGCACGACCTGCTTCTGCTGACCCCGATCCAGGACGACGAGGCCGAGGAGATGTCCTGGCAGGAGCGCTCGCTCTGTGCCCAGACCGATCCCGAGGCCTTCTTCCCGGAGAAGGGCGGATCCACCCGTGAGGCCAAGAAGGTGTGCGTCGGCTGCGAGGTGCGCAAGGAGTGTCTCGAGTACGCGCTGGCCAACGACGAGCGCTTCGGCATCTGGGGCGGGCTCTCGGAGCGCGAGCGGCGCAAGCTGAAGAAGCGCGCCGTCTGA
- a CDS encoding 2-phospho-L-lactate transferase CofD family protein → MRLTVLAPSTRSAPFVADLLARAAGPAEVVVATGEDLTALDLRQWPVADAVLDALAGRPTPRGREVQDQLGRLGVPGWPVLHDEDLATHLARSAWLARGASPSEVLGRLAAARGLPAGVTLRPVTDLPVETHVVLDLPDGEAPQSAVHVRQWREQLEGAPLPSRVVVAGLDRAVAAPGVLDAIRSAEVVVVAPADPVLETGALLGVAGVSDALRGTDASVVVVDPMTGEGGAPGLAVAGLPESGPGAATVFRDMADVWVTGPAAGPDERYPASLRVVRSPGTTPAELAAAVLGAV, encoded by the coding sequence ATGCGCCTGACGGTCCTTGCCCCCTCGACCCGCTCCGCCCCCTTCGTCGCCGACCTGCTCGCCCGTGCGGCAGGACCGGCCGAGGTCGTCGTCGCCACGGGTGAGGACCTCACGGCTCTCGACCTGCGGCAGTGGCCGGTGGCCGACGCCGTCCTCGACGCGCTGGCAGGTCGCCCCACGCCCCGCGGTCGCGAGGTCCAGGACCAGCTCGGGAGGCTCGGCGTGCCCGGCTGGCCGGTCCTGCACGACGAGGACCTCGCGACGCACCTCGCCCGCAGCGCGTGGCTGGCTCGGGGCGCAAGCCCCAGCGAGGTTCTCGGACGTCTCGCAGCGGCCCGCGGGCTGCCCGCCGGCGTGACCCTGCGCCCGGTCACCGACCTCCCTGTCGAGACCCATGTGGTCCTCGACCTGCCGGACGGCGAGGCCCCGCAGTCGGCGGTCCATGTCCGCCAGTGGCGCGAGCAGCTCGAGGGTGCTCCGCTGCCCAGCCGGGTCGTCGTCGCCGGGCTCGACCGGGCCGTCGCCGCCCCCGGGGTCCTCGACGCCATCCGGTCGGCGGAGGTCGTCGTCGTGGCTCCCGCCGACCCGGTCCTCGAGACAGGCGCGCTCCTCGGCGTGGCCGGAGTGAGCGACGCGCTCCGAGGCACCGACGCGTCGGTGGTCGTCGTCGACCCCATGACGGGCGAAGGGGGCGCGCCCGGGCTCGCCGTGGCCGGCCTGCCGGAGAGCGGGCCGGGCGCCGCCACGGTCTTCCGCGACATGGCGGACGTCTGGGTCACCGGCCCCGCCGCCGGTCCGGACGAGCGGTACCCCGCCTCGCTGCGGGTGGTCCGCTCCCCCGGCACCACCCCGGCCGAGCTCGCGGCAGCCGTCCTCGGGGCGGTCTGA
- a CDS encoding glycosyltransferase, with protein sequence MTDAPPEHRPPTAAPSRRVPEDEPAVSAVLLASTSDDAAAAIAALLAQTAAHPATDAGPLVSTLLLVDSSPDGLGDLEALAAPARQAGASVLVTRLPERKSARRALRDLVASLPTHDGRRDLVWILTSRCRPQPEALTRLVGAVARGVAIATPKLVDVADPGVIVRQGIQVTRAGRLVPTPRSGERDQGQHDDALDVIAGPLEGLLVDRQAYLDLDGHHASLGELGADLDLGWRAHRRGLRVVAVPDARVAVVPRSDERRPGSDHRAQARSVALARGTALSLPLRALGGALVSGLLALGLLLIRRPDLATEELALVKGSLSPRLLPAVRRRGSSAEVGRRDLSTLFVADDQARRRLVDDIRGADERLDGRTAGGDTGSVLRSPLPYLLLAAVAMSAWAGRFITGELRDGPDGGLVGGELLGGRATARSLFAAWRDAWNGSGVGAAGEQSPALLLLAAASWVVERLPGGDQTGSPAGVVLTVFVLAALPLAALVAYRAARVVTPARWVRALLGLGWVATPVAAAAAGEGRVGALVAIVLLPRVGAGVVRASRAGPGSSDAVRTALWAAVVGVFVPALGLLVVLVGLGLLLRGGPGRRGRGIALAAVPLFLAGPWLLTLRAEPLRLLAGWGTTSHGDLPEGWRLAAAAPGGPGEIPLWWYLPVLLLAILGLVVGRAALSVAAAVVAVLGAAGAVVSPFVVLGTVPAGTPGAGLDIHPWPGTGGLLVTVGLLVLAGLGVTGLPAATGRARQVARALPAVTLAVGVLGSAALVALTSFGDGLTTWRDERPRIAIEAAEGPLASRTLVLARADGRLTSRLVGREAPQLVRDLPRPMTEEGVSREVAALLGLGASGRTPVDVALGTWGIGYVTMHHPTKEDEVAIDSTPGLRRMSDGEGTTTWSVRPDAMGARTPSRARLVGEDGSLTLDGLADHSASVRSHPVQGPGRIVVGEAVGWTEHAVVTGDRTPLVLDTRSAAPTYAVPEGVSEVEIAVDVGHATWKWVMLGALVVALYLALPTDRRTPREEDR encoded by the coding sequence GTGACTGACGCACCTCCCGAGCATCGCCCCCCGACCGCGGCGCCCTCACGCCGGGTCCCCGAGGACGAGCCGGCCGTCTCGGCCGTCCTCCTCGCCAGCACGTCCGACGACGCGGCCGCCGCGATCGCCGCCCTCCTCGCCCAGACCGCTGCCCATCCGGCCACGGACGCCGGCCCCCTCGTCTCGACACTCCTCCTCGTCGACTCGAGCCCGGACGGTCTCGGTGACCTCGAGGCGCTCGCGGCCCCCGCGCGCCAGGCCGGTGCCAGCGTGCTCGTCACCCGGCTGCCCGAGCGCAAGAGCGCGCGACGAGCGCTGCGCGACCTCGTCGCGAGCCTGCCCACCCACGACGGGCGCCGCGACCTGGTCTGGATCCTCACGAGCCGCTGCCGTCCGCAGCCGGAGGCGCTGACCCGCCTCGTCGGCGCGGTCGCCCGCGGGGTGGCGATAGCCACCCCGAAGCTCGTCGACGTCGCCGACCCGGGTGTCATCGTCCGGCAGGGGATCCAGGTCACCCGGGCCGGCCGTCTCGTCCCCACGCCCCGGTCTGGGGAGCGCGACCAGGGACAGCACGACGACGCCCTCGACGTCATCGCGGGACCGCTCGAGGGTCTGCTCGTGGACCGGCAGGCCTACCTCGACCTCGACGGGCACCACGCGTCGCTCGGCGAGCTGGGCGCGGACCTCGACCTCGGGTGGCGCGCGCACCGCAGGGGCCTGCGGGTCGTCGCCGTCCCCGACGCGCGGGTCGCCGTCGTCCCCCGGAGCGACGAGCGCCGCCCGGGCAGCGACCACCGGGCCCAGGCGCGCAGCGTCGCGCTCGCGCGCGGCACGGCCCTCTCGCTGCCGCTGCGGGCGCTCGGAGGCGCACTGGTCTCCGGCCTGCTCGCCCTCGGCCTGCTGCTCATCCGTCGGCCCGACCTCGCCACCGAGGAGCTCGCCCTCGTCAAGGGGTCGCTCAGCCCCAGGCTCCTCCCGGCGGTGCGCCGTCGGGGGTCGTCTGCCGAGGTCGGGCGTCGGGACCTCTCCACGCTCTTCGTCGCCGACGACCAGGCCCGCCGCCGACTCGTCGACGACATCCGGGGCGCCGACGAGCGCCTCGACGGCCGCACCGCCGGGGGAGACACCGGCAGCGTGCTCCGCAGCCCCCTCCCGTACCTGCTCCTCGCGGCGGTCGCCATGTCCGCCTGGGCGGGGCGCTTCATCACCGGTGAGCTCCGGGACGGCCCTGACGGTGGGCTCGTCGGCGGCGAGCTGCTCGGGGGCCGGGCCACGGCCCGCTCCCTCTTCGCGGCCTGGCGTGACGCCTGGAACGGCTCCGGGGTCGGCGCGGCGGGGGAGCAGAGTCCCGCCCTGCTGCTCCTCGCTGCGGCGAGCTGGGTCGTGGAGCGCCTGCCCGGGGGCGACCAGACCGGCTCGCCCGCCGGTGTCGTGCTCACCGTCTTCGTCCTTGCTGCCCTGCCGCTGGCTGCGCTGGTCGCCTACCGGGCCGCCCGGGTCGTCACCCCGGCGCGATGGGTCCGCGCCCTGCTGGGCCTGGGCTGGGTCGCCACCCCGGTTGCCGCCGCCGCAGCGGGCGAAGGGAGGGTGGGCGCCCTCGTGGCCATCGTCCTGCTACCGCGGGTGGGGGCAGGTGTCGTGCGTGCATCGCGCGCGGGACCGGGGTCGAGCGACGCCGTGCGGACAGCCCTGTGGGCCGCCGTCGTCGGGGTCTTCGTCCCCGCCCTCGGCCTGCTCGTCGTCCTCGTCGGGCTCGGGCTGCTGCTTCGCGGCGGGCCCGGTCGGAGAGGGCGGGGGATCGCCCTCGCTGCGGTCCCGCTCTTCCTCGCGGGGCCGTGGCTGCTCACGCTCCGGGCCGAGCCGCTGCGGCTGCTCGCCGGCTGGGGCACGACCTCGCACGGCGACCTGCCCGAGGGCTGGCGGCTCGCGGCGGCGGCTCCCGGTGGACCGGGAGAGATCCCGCTCTGGTGGTACCTGCCGGTCCTGCTGCTCGCCATCCTCGGCCTCGTCGTGGGACGCGCCGCCCTGAGCGTCGCGGCCGCGGTCGTCGCGGTCCTCGGAGCCGCAGGCGCCGTCGTGTCCCCCTTCGTCGTCCTCGGCACGGTGCCGGCCGGGACGCCCGGCGCGGGGCTCGACATCCATCCCTGGCCCGGTACCGGGGGGCTGCTCGTCACCGTCGGTCTCCTCGTGCTCGCCGGGCTCGGGGTCACCGGCCTGCCCGCCGCCACCGGCCGGGCGCGGCAGGTGGCCCGGGCACTCCCGGCTGTGACCCTCGCGGTCGGGGTCCTCGGGAGTGCCGCCCTCGTGGCCCTCACCAGCTTCGGCGACGGACTGACGACCTGGCGCGACGAGCGCCCGCGGATCGCGATCGAGGCGGCCGAGGGACCGCTCGCGTCAAGGACGCTCGTGCTCGCGCGCGCCGACGGTCGTCTCACCAGCCGGCTCGTCGGCCGGGAGGCCCCGCAGCTCGTCCGCGACCTCCCGCGGCCGATGACGGAGGAGGGGGTCAGCCGCGAGGTCGCGGCGCTGCTCGGCCTGGGGGCGAGCGGCCGCACGCCGGTCGACGTCGCGCTCGGGACGTGGGGGATCGGCTACGTGACGATGCACCACCCGACGAAGGAGGACGAGGTGGCCATCGACTCGACCCCCGGGCTTCGTCGGATGAGCGACGGGGAGGGGACGACCACCTGGTCGGTGCGGCCGGACGCCATGGGCGCGCGGACACCCTCGCGGGCACGGCTCGTCGGGGAGGACGGCTCGCTCACCCTCGACGGGCTGGCTGACCACAGCGCGAGCGTGCGGAGCCACCCGGTGCAGGGCCCGGGGCGGATCGTCGTCGGAGAGGCGGTGGGCTGGACCGAGCACGCCGTCGTCACGGGGGACCGCACCCCGCTGGTCCTCGACACCCGCAGCGCCGCCCCGACCTATGCCGTGCCCGAGGGAGTCTCCGAGGTGGAGATCGCGGTCGATGTCGGTCATGCCACCTGGAAGTGGGTCATGCTCGGGGCGCTCGTCGTCGCGCTCTACCTGGCACTCCCGACCGACCGGCGCACGCCGCGCGAGGAGGACCGATGA
- a CDS encoding glycosyltransferase family 4 protein encodes MAHAQPDPAAGLLGDTGLRVAVVGPTHPYKGGVASHTTTLAHELSAAGHDVRLVSWRHLYPSFLYPGEQSVPAGGEPDVEPFARTERTLSWARPDTLVRAGRALRDVDVIVVVHVIPPVVPLHLLLLRAAGAGRTSSTGRGPRSVVICHNVLPHEPHPGDSTLMRSMFRRADAVVVHSADQARLAREHDAPHVVVSELPPHLPGGEPVERPEHDGPARILALGLVRGYKGIDILMRAMTRVPDVTLTVAGEMWGEAGTTIRELAKDSRLAGRVDIHGGYVPSERIAPLLAQHDVLALTYRSATASQNVLLAHQHGLPVLASRVGTFGEQVRDGVDGLLVPPGDEDAIVAALEHLADPAEVAQLQAGVRPPDLAGPWARYVGTLEAVAAHGAVAIPDDDADAGPAEPAPGRVAATLGAARDLARSVVRRTEPRVDLAAGDLPGWVRPTDVLGIDDEATAARDLARTLGLPGRADRTAGWAALGALVSLGDDAARRATVLDFSGPGSPFARWARSLGYAPVEIELSGGRSPIDIIDVDTASLDVMTALHPGGATGEDIDELMTHAAWALRAKGLLIVSLAVGGSGDGAVSPADLRGVLARADNAGLSLVGDLDGDITARLRRAADVAAASEGRDPADAFAVVRLTLRRR; translated from the coding sequence ATGGCTCACGCGCAGCCGGACCCCGCGGCCGGTCTCCTCGGAGACACCGGGCTGCGGGTGGCCGTCGTCGGTCCGACCCACCCGTACAAGGGGGGCGTCGCCAGCCACACGACGACGCTCGCGCACGAGCTGAGCGCGGCCGGTCACGACGTCCGGCTCGTCTCGTGGAGGCACCTCTACCCGAGCTTCCTCTACCCGGGTGAGCAGTCCGTCCCCGCCGGGGGAGAGCCCGACGTCGAGCCCTTCGCCCGCACCGAGCGGACGTTGTCGTGGGCGCGGCCGGACACCCTCGTGCGGGCCGGGCGCGCGCTGCGTGACGTCGACGTCATCGTCGTCGTCCACGTCATCCCCCCGGTGGTGCCGCTGCACCTGCTGCTCCTGCGCGCCGCCGGCGCCGGGCGCACCTCGAGCACCGGGCGGGGCCCGCGCAGCGTCGTCATCTGCCACAACGTCCTCCCGCACGAGCCTCACCCCGGCGACTCCACGCTCATGCGCTCGATGTTCCGCCGGGCCGACGCCGTCGTCGTCCACTCCGCCGACCAGGCCCGGCTGGCCCGCGAGCACGACGCCCCGCACGTCGTCGTCTCCGAGCTGCCGCCGCACCTGCCCGGGGGGGAGCCCGTCGAGCGCCCCGAGCACGACGGCCCCGCCCGGATCCTCGCCCTCGGGCTCGTCCGTGGCTACAAGGGCATCGACATCCTCATGCGCGCCATGACCCGGGTCCCCGACGTCACCCTCACCGTCGCGGGGGAGATGTGGGGCGAGGCCGGCACGACCATCCGCGAGCTCGCCAAGGACAGCCGGCTCGCCGGCCGGGTCGACATCCACGGAGGCTACGTCCCCTCCGAGCGGATCGCGCCCCTCCTCGCCCAGCACGACGTCCTCGCCCTGACCTACCGCAGCGCCACCGCGTCGCAGAACGTCCTCCTCGCGCACCAGCACGGCCTGCCCGTCCTGGCCTCGCGGGTGGGCACCTTCGGCGAGCAGGTGCGCGACGGGGTCGACGGCCTCCTCGTGCCCCCCGGCGACGAGGACGCCATCGTCGCCGCGCTCGAGCACCTCGCCGACCCGGCCGAGGTCGCCCAGCTCCAGGCCGGTGTCCGGCCACCCGACCTCGCGGGGCCGTGGGCCCGCTACGTCGGCACCCTCGAGGCCGTCGCCGCCCACGGCGCCGTCGCCATCCCCGACGACGACGCCGACGCCGGCCCCGCCGAGCCGGCCCCGGGGCGCGTCGCCGCCACCCTCGGCGCGGCCCGCGACCTCGCCCGCTCGGTGGTGCGTCGCACCGAGCCCCGTGTCGACCTCGCCGCCGGCGACCTCCCGGGCTGGGTCCGACCGACCGACGTCCTCGGCATCGACGACGAGGCGACCGCGGCGCGCGACCTCGCCCGGACCCTCGGGCTGCCCGGACGCGCCGACCGGACCGCCGGATGGGCCGCGCTCGGCGCCCTCGTCTCCCTCGGCGACGACGCCGCCCGCAGGGCCACCGTCCTCGACTTCTCCGGGCCGGGATCCCCCTTCGCCCGGTGGGCCCGCAGCCTCGGCTACGCACCCGTCGAGATCGAGCTCTCCGGCGGTCGCTCACCGATCGACATCATCGACGTCGACACCGCCAGCCTCGACGTCATGACCGCGCTGCACCCCGGCGGCGCGACCGGCGAGGACATCGACGAGCTCATGACCCACGCGGCCTGGGCGCTGCGGGCCAAGGGCCTGCTCATCGTCAGCCTCGCCGTCGGCGGCTCGGGCGACGGGGCGGTGAGCCCGGCCGACCTGCGCGGGGTCCTCGCGCGCGCCGACAACGCCGGCCTCTCGCTCGTCGGTGACCTCGACGGTGACATCACCGCGCGGCTGCGTCGCGCCGCCGACGTCGCCGCGGCGTCCGAGGGGCGCGACCCCGCCGACGCCTTCGCCGTCGTCCGGCTGACCCTGCGGCGGCGATGA
- a CDS encoding DUF5719 family protein: MRSLGAGLAIAAAAAVVATGQLVERPDGEVTPSTPTAATVPVSEAELVCPGAPLRGVEGVDDVAAPSVVAGQVPPDDSSSPSTPGAPEAGTLTVHPVGEDPREAPDGARRVAHRGVAPDGSTLAGEGELAAGLVGAEQVVVGRESAAGGSIAPCVTSRADQWLVGGGAGAGRQERLLLVNPGENPVSVDLTALSPEGTSRPAAGQDIVVPPRSRTALLLDGVTGGDEAQVLRVTATGGPVGAWLVDHWMSGLTPRGLEVVPATAGPDRQHVLGAVPDAGTVRVVLAAPGGRDAIVTVRAMDERRGHAVGVVTVPAGGTAVVKVAAKDSVQALSVTADEPVVAAAEIVGRPPKGGDAGDIAWSVAGPLVDDLVGTTVPAQVDGLERHLALSSPVAASEVEVITVSAGREKVEEIALEKDRARVLALGDAEAVWVRRVSGDEVRASVLTRGTAAGAPVLSVTPLLRARTSDPAVDVVPLP; this comes from the coding sequence ATGAGGAGCCTGGGTGCCGGCCTCGCCATCGCAGCGGCAGCCGCCGTGGTCGCGACCGGGCAGCTCGTCGAGCGGCCTGACGGCGAGGTGACCCCGTCGACACCGACGGCCGCGACCGTCCCCGTGAGCGAGGCAGAGCTGGTCTGCCCCGGAGCGCCGCTCCGCGGGGTCGAGGGCGTCGATGACGTCGCCGCCCCGAGCGTCGTCGCCGGACAGGTGCCCCCGGACGACAGTTCGTCGCCGTCGACGCCGGGCGCGCCCGAGGCGGGCACGCTCACGGTGCACCCCGTGGGGGAGGACCCCCGCGAGGCGCCGGACGGTGCCCGACGGGTGGCGCACCGTGGCGTGGCCCCGGACGGATCGACCCTCGCCGGTGAGGGCGAGCTCGCCGCTGGTCTCGTCGGCGCCGAGCAGGTCGTCGTCGGCCGCGAGTCCGCGGCCGGCGGCAGCATCGCGCCGTGCGTGACGTCCCGGGCGGACCAGTGGCTCGTCGGCGGAGGCGCTGGAGCCGGTCGTCAGGAACGGCTGCTCCTCGTGAACCCGGGGGAGAACCCCGTCTCGGTCGACCTCACCGCACTCTCGCCGGAGGGGACCTCGCGACCGGCCGCGGGCCAGGACATCGTCGTCCCTCCGCGCTCGCGCACCGCGCTGCTCCTCGACGGGGTGACGGGGGGCGACGAGGCACAGGTGCTGCGGGTCACCGCCACCGGAGGTCCCGTCGGTGCCTGGCTCGTCGACCACTGGATGAGCGGCCTCACGCCGCGAGGGCTCGAGGTGGTCCCGGCCACCGCGGGCCCGGACCGGCAGCACGTCCTCGGGGCCGTGCCCGACGCCGGCACGGTCCGGGTCGTGCTCGCCGCCCCGGGCGGACGGGACGCCATCGTCACCGTGCGGGCCATGGACGAGCGGCGGGGGCACGCGGTCGGGGTCGTCACCGTGCCCGCCGGCGGGACCGCCGTGGTGAAGGTCGCCGCGAAGGACTCCGTCCAGGCGCTCTCGGTGACCGCGGACGAGCCCGTCGTGGCGGCGGCGGAGATCGTCGGGCGGCCCCCGAAGGGCGGCGACGCGGGGGACATCGCCTGGAGCGTGGCCGGCCCGCTGGTCGACGACCTCGTCGGCACCACCGTCCCGGCGCAGGTCGACGGCCTCGAGCGCCACCTGGCTCTCTCGTCGCCGGTCGCCGCCTCAGAGGTCGAGGTGATCACGGTGAGCGCCGGTCGGGAGAAGGTCGAGGAGATCGCCCTGGAGAAGGACCGTGCGCGGGTCCTCGCGCTGGGAGACGCCGAGGCCGTCTGGGTGCGTCGCGTCTCCGGCGACGAGGTCCGCGCGTCGGTGCTGACACGCGGCACGGCAGCGGGGGCGCCGGTGCTCAGCGTCACCCCGCTGCTCCGGGCGCGGACGAGCGACCCCGCCGTGGACGTCGTCCCCCTGCCCTGA
- a CDS encoding metallopeptidase family protein: MLTRAEAFDELVLDSAKRYQSHLERRGRQVELVVDDVPPADPAPWEDGPTLARVLPGDGQVPPRIVIYRRPVEALAAREGDLPAVVGMVVARQVAELLGVEVEDIDPGLA, from the coding sequence ATGCTCACCCGCGCGGAGGCCTTCGACGAGCTCGTGCTCGACTCCGCGAAGCGCTACCAGTCCCACCTCGAGCGGCGCGGCCGGCAGGTGGAGCTCGTCGTCGACGACGTGCCTCCCGCAGACCCTGCTCCCTGGGAGGACGGCCCGACGCTGGCCCGCGTCCTCCCGGGCGACGGGCAGGTCCCCCCACGGATCGTCATCTACCGACGGCCGGTCGAGGCCCTCGCGGCACGCGAGGGAGACCTGCCCGCCGTCGTGGGCATGGTCGTCGCCCGGCAGGTCGCCGAGCTCCTCGGGGTCGAGGTCGAGGACATCGACCCGGGTCTGGCCTGA
- a CDS encoding class I SAM-dependent methyltransferase: protein MSDPTPSEPAALPPSSSTAGPAGQVAAPPGGRLLAIAKRGAEHALWGRVAGQRRVEARTGLGGGRPAPVSVPPTAVLKDKATWERATAEARSLRLPLHRDLPKNWDALGAVGAILDLVDDGTRSARVMDAGSARYSSVLPWLRLYGFGARPESLIGINLEFGDVVRRDGVTFRYGDVTATGLDDGALDAITCMSVIEHGVPIEGFVAESARVLRPGGVLVVSTDYDQSPPDTTGKHIYGAQVHIFSPAEIRDLVALAERHGLELVGELDDAALAHPERPVHWTRVDLDYTFILLTFRKR from the coding sequence ATGTCTGACCCCACTCCCTCCGAGCCCGCGGCGCTCCCCCCTTCGTCCTCGACGGCGGGGCCGGCCGGCCAGGTGGCCGCGCCCCCCGGAGGGCGCCTCCTCGCGATCGCCAAGCGCGGTGCCGAGCACGCCCTGTGGGGCCGCGTCGCCGGCCAGCGCCGGGTCGAGGCCCGCACGGGACTCGGCGGCGGACGCCCCGCCCCGGTGTCGGTGCCGCCCACCGCGGTCCTCAAGGACAAGGCGACCTGGGAGCGGGCCACCGCCGAGGCCCGGAGCCTGCGGCTGCCGCTGCACCGCGACCTGCCGAAGAACTGGGACGCGCTCGGCGCCGTCGGCGCGATCCTCGACCTCGTCGACGACGGCACCCGCTCGGCCCGGGTCATGGACGCCGGCTCGGCCCGCTACTCGTCCGTCCTGCCGTGGCTGCGGCTCTACGGCTTCGGCGCGCGCCCCGAGTCGCTCATCGGGATCAACCTCGAGTTCGGCGACGTCGTGCGCCGCGACGGCGTGACCTTCCGCTACGGCGACGTCACCGCGACCGGCCTCGACGACGGCGCGCTCGACGCGATCACCTGCATGTCCGTCATCGAGCACGGCGTGCCGATCGAGGGGTTCGTCGCCGAGTCGGCCCGCGTGCTGCGCCCGGGCGGCGTGCTCGTCGTGTCCACCGACTACGACCAGAGCCCGCCCGACACGACGGGCAAGCACATCTACGGCGCGCAGGTGCACATCTTCTCTCCCGCGGAGATCCGTGACCTCGTCGCACTGGCCGAGCGGCACGGGCTCGAGCTCGTCGGCGAGCTCGACGACGCGGCGCTGGCCCACCCCGAGCGGCCCGTCCACTGGACCCGGGTCGACCTCGACTACACCTTCATCCTGCTGACCTTCCGCAAGCGCTGA